From a single Miscanthus floridulus cultivar M001 chromosome 8, ASM1932011v1, whole genome shotgun sequence genomic region:
- the LOC136469511 gene encoding uncharacterized protein has translation MAANDNPSYYQTAQLQRSQVRHQEHVFHLYAHQQGGSNERTILAAPARLPHHFGCTNVLDWDIHVGPDTRTGLVGWLQGLEVSAGRNTERWYLSANLVFTDQRFKGSTLSVQGPLGPPTLGDGGDWAVVGGTGEFAYAQGVATYKRIRKINRMTNVIELDIRVVCLVTSPKPEGQDDQDKEGQDNQDQKGQEGQDGQDDQDQEGQEGQEGQDGQDDQEGQEVQDGQDGQGDQDQEGQDDQDQEEQEGQEGQDDQDQEGQEGQNGQEDQEGQEGQEGQNGQEDQEGQEGQEGQDDKEDQEEEEGMKGQQGSK, from the exons ATGGCGGCAAACGATAACCCTTCCTACTACCAGACTGCTCAGCTCCAAAGGTCACAGGTGCGGCACCAGGAGCACGTCTTCCACTTGTACGCGCACCAGCAGGGTGGTAGCAACGAGCGCACCATCCTGGCGGCGCCGGCGAGGCTTCCCCATCACTTTGGCTGCACGAACGTTTTGGATTGGGACATACATGTTGGTCCTGACACCCGCACAGGGCTTGTTGGGTGGCTGCAGGGCCTGGAAGTCTCCGCCGGGAGAAACACCGAGCGGTGGTATTTATCTGCCAATTTAGTGTTCACCGAtcagag GTTCAAGGGGTCCACCCTGAGTGTGCAAGGACCTCTCGGACCTCCGACTCTTGGGGATGGTGGTGATTGGGCTGTTGTGGGTGGGACTGGAGAGTTTGCTTATGCGCAGGGTGTTGCCACCTATAAAAGGATCAGGAAGATAAACCGCATGACCAATGTTATAGAGCTTGATATTCGTGTTGTGTGTCTTGTCACCTCTCCAAAGCCG GAGGGACAAGATGACCAAGATAAAGAGGGACAAGATAACCAAGACCAAAAGGGACAGGAGGGGCAAGATGGCCAGGATGACCAAGACCAAGAGGGCCAAGAGGGCCAGGAGGGCCAGGATGGCCAGGATGACCAAGAGGGCCAGGAGGTACAGGACGGGCAGGATGGCCAGGGTGACCAAGACCAAGAGGGACAGGATGAccaagaccaagaagaacaagagggACAGGAAGGACAGGATGACCAAGACCAAGAGGGCCAAGAGGGACAGAATGGCCAAGAGGACCAGGAGGGACAAGAAGGACAAGAGGGACAGAATGGCCAAGAGGACCAAGAGGGACAAGAAGGACAAGAGGGACAAGATGACAAGGAGGatcaggaggaagaagagggaatGAAGGGGCAACAAGGCTCGAAATAG